CCCTGGAGGGGCGTATCGAAGCAGCCGCCAAGCGGATTTGCGGCAAGGCCGAAGTGCGCCGCGTGCAGGATGGCGTCGATCATCAGCGTTGCGTCCGGGAAACCCAGGCGTCGGTCACTCTTGAAGTCGCACGGCTATCCGACACGAGCCGGGCACTGGCGTTCAGAACGAGCCGTTGATCGGCGATAGGACGCCTCGAATGCGCCGGCCCTCCCCGTGCCGGCGCGTTCCAGTTTATGTGCAGAAGCCCGCGGCACGGAGATGGCCTACTGTGGCCGATAGGGGACTGTCCGCTGATTGACGCCCTAACCGGTTAAGCAAACGGCCGGATTGGAAGCGTCCAGGTGTGACAGTCATTGACCTGAAAGGGTGGAAAGAACTGCCAAGACATCTCCTTGGCCGGTACGACGACCAATTCTGTTGACGGTGGTCAGTTCACGGGACGCCAGCCATGCTAAGCGGTTTGGGAGGATCGCACAGCGGCGAGCCAGACGGTCGTTAGGCCTGGAGGTACCCCA
Above is a genomic segment from Altererythrobacter sp. Root672 containing:
- a CDS encoding UrcA family protein, which gives rise to MRKIIVPALATLTLAISTAPASAETRSIPVQYTDLNLNSPEGMATLEGRIEAAAKRICGKAEVRRVQDGVDHQRCVRETQASVTLEVARLSDTSRALAFRTSR